From the genome of Deinococcus sp. JMULE3, one region includes:
- a CDS encoding aminotransferase class V-fold PLP-dependent enzyme, producing MSDAARPDFTPLNRERLIAPGPVEVAPNVLAELAQPQMHHRAQAGIAKLMEAREKLTRLLGDPYDAVITTSSGTGAFEGALVSTTPGGAKVVNAQAGKFSERWGEMARRFGYDTTLVSKPWGEVLDPQEVADASRDAHTLLITHSETSTGALHDLEAIARAAKAQNPDLIIIADGITSYGVAELRPAAWGVDVIVSGSQKGTATPPGLGFVLFSPEVQARMIQNPERGFYLDMTRELAGQKAGNTPQTPAINLIYALSTALDRLLSVPLEVLWAEQRRKTDALIAAGTALGAPAWAPRTSPAVAVLTPPAGITGRQVAAQLAAMGQRALPGQAPHEDTVFRVSTMGYADRYDALAIAGILEDAFSALGVPFERGAAVQAAWNALKPG from the coding sequence ATGAGCGACGCTGCCCGTCCGGACTTCACGCCCCTGAACCGCGAACGCCTGATCGCCCCCGGTCCCGTCGAGGTCGCGCCGAACGTCCTGGCGGAACTGGCGCAGCCGCAGATGCACCACCGCGCGCAGGCCGGGATCGCCAAGCTGATGGAAGCCCGCGAGAAACTCACGCGGCTGCTGGGCGACCCCTACGACGCCGTCATCACCACCAGCAGCGGCACCGGCGCGTTCGAGGGCGCGCTGGTCAGCACCACGCCCGGCGGCGCGAAGGTCGTGAACGCCCAGGCCGGGAAGTTCAGCGAACGCTGGGGCGAGATGGCCCGCCGCTTCGGGTACGACACCACCCTCGTATCGAAACCCTGGGGTGAGGTCCTCGACCCGCAGGAGGTCGCCGACGCCTCGCGCGACGCGCACACGCTGCTCATCACGCACAGCGAGACGAGCACTGGCGCCCTGCACGACCTCGAAGCCATCGCGCGGGCCGCGAAGGCGCAGAACCCGGACCTGATCATCATTGCCGACGGCATCACCTCCTACGGCGTGGCGGAACTACGCCCCGCCGCGTGGGGCGTGGACGTCATCGTGTCCGGCAGCCAGAAGGGCACCGCCACGCCCCCCGGACTGGGCTTCGTGCTGTTCAGCCCTGAAGTCCAGGCCCGCATGATCCAGAACCCGGAACGCGGCTTCTACCTCGACATGACCCGCGAACTGGCCGGGCAGAAGGCCGGGAACACCCCGCAGACCCCGGCCATCAACCTGATCTACGCCCTGAGCACGGCCCTGGACCGCCTGCTGAGCGTGCCCTTGGAGGTCCTGTGGGCCGAGCAGCGCCGCAAGACCGACGCGCTGATCGCCGCCGGGACCGCGCTGGGCGCCCCCGCGTGGGCGCCGCGCACCAGCCCCGCGGTGGCCGTTCTCACGCCGCCCGCCGGGATCACCGGACGGCAGGTGGCCGCCCAGCTGGCCGCGATGGGCCAGCGCGCCCTGCCGGGCCAGGCGCCGCACGAGGACACGGTGTTCCGCGTGAGCACCATGGGCTACGCGGACCGCTACGACGCGCTGGCGATCGCCGGGATTCTGGAGGACGCCTTCAGTGCGCTGGGCGTGCCGTTCGAGCGTGGCGCGGCGGTGCAGGCCGCCTGGAACGCGCTGAAGCCAGGCTGA
- a CDS encoding FAD-dependent oxidoreductase has product MRIVIVGGVAAGMSAASRARRFNPDAQIVVFERGEQISYGACGLPYVIGGEVESFERLIARTPEQMRGRGIGVRLQHDVTGVDSGAATVTVTDRATGQSCTEPYDRLLIATGVSPVRPDWAVTPLGGVHVLRDIPDGEALDASVRDAKRACIVGGGYIGLELAEALRSRGLSVVLLEKGPEVAGRMLDPEHQRRVRAELERNGVDVRCGVTVQGLTGKGRVSGVQTDQGLVRADLVVVAVGVKPNVGLAKAAGARLGKTGAVAVNARQETSVPGVFSAGDNTESVHRVTRRRVHIPLGLTANRMGRIAGVNMAGGEARFPGVVGTGIFKAFDLGVARTGLTQTDAEAVGLNAVSVDVSSTDHAGYHRTSRPIHVRLTAEKGSGRLLGAQLVGENHLSVKRVDVVAALLGERATAQDLFDADLAYAPPFSGVWDVLLVAADRLHRLV; this is encoded by the coding sequence ATGCGAATCGTGATCGTGGGCGGCGTGGCGGCCGGAATGAGCGCGGCCAGTCGGGCGCGGCGTTTCAATCCGGACGCGCAGATCGTGGTGTTCGAGCGGGGAGAACAGATCAGTTACGGCGCGTGCGGCCTGCCTTACGTGATCGGCGGGGAGGTCGAGTCCTTCGAGCGGCTGATCGCGCGCACGCCCGAGCAGATGCGCGGGCGGGGCATCGGGGTGAGGTTGCAGCACGACGTGACTGGCGTGGACTCGGGGGCCGCGACCGTCACCGTGACCGACCGCGCCACCGGGCAGTCCTGCACGGAACCGTACGACCGGCTGCTCATCGCGACCGGGGTCTCCCCTGTGCGGCCCGACTGGGCGGTCACGCCCCTGGGCGGCGTGCACGTCCTGCGCGACATCCCGGACGGCGAGGCGCTGGACGCCAGCGTGCGGGACGCGAAGCGGGCCTGCATCGTGGGCGGCGGGTATATCGGACTGGAACTGGCCGAGGCGCTGCGCTCACGCGGCCTGAGCGTCGTGCTGCTGGAGAAGGGGCCGGAAGTCGCCGGGCGCATGCTGGACCCCGAACATCAGCGCCGCGTGCGCGCCGAACTGGAACGCAACGGTGTGGACGTCCGCTGCGGCGTGACCGTGCAGGGCCTGACCGGCAAGGGCCGCGTGAGTGGCGTGCAGACCGACCAGGGCCTCGTGCGGGCCGATCTGGTCGTCGTGGCGGTCGGCGTGAAACCGAACGTGGGGCTGGCGAAGGCGGCGGGCGCGCGGCTGGGGAAAACCGGTGCGGTCGCCGTGAACGCCCGGCAGGAAACCAGCGTTCCGGGCGTGTTCAGCGCCGGGGACAACACCGAGAGCGTGCACCGCGTCACGCGCCGCCGCGTGCACATTCCGCTGGGCCTCACCGCGAACCGCATGGGCCGTATCGCCGGGGTGAACATGGCGGGCGGTGAGGCGCGCTTCCCCGGCGTGGTCGGCACCGGCATCTTCAAGGCGTTCGACCTGGGCGTGGCCCGCACCGGCCTCACACAGACCGACGCCGAGGCCGTGGGCCTGAACGCCGTCAGTGTGGACGTCAGCAGCACCGACCACGCCGGGTACCACCGCACCAGCCGCCCCATCCACGTCCGCCTGACCGCCGAGAAGGGATCGGGCCGCCTGCTGGGCGCGCAGCTGGTCGGCGAGAACCACCTCAGCGTCAAGCGGGTGGACGTCGTCGCGGCCCTGCTGGGCGAGCGGGCCACCGCGCAGGACCTCTTCGACGCGGACCTCGCGTACGCCCCACCGTTCAGCGGCGTGTGGGACGTCCTGCTGGTCGCCGCCGACCGACTGCACAGGCTGGTGTGA
- a CDS encoding Nramp family divalent metal transporter, with translation MSLPPPDRPSAGSLDDRMTRRAEAVLARHSQKRGLARILPFLGPAVIASIAYMDPGNFATNIQGGAQFGYALLWVILAANLMAMLIQNLSAKLGIATGKNLPETIRERWPRPVVWLYWVQAEIVAMATDLAEFLGAAVAIQLLTGLPLIWGASITAVLTFWLLTIQRRGFRPLELVIGGFVSIIGVAYLTQFVLARPALAELGRGFIPSFQGVDSVYLAVGIIGATVMPHVIYLHSALTQGRVPTRNDDEKLRLSRLNRVDVIASMGVAGLINMSMLAVAAATFYGKGVENAGDLETAYRTLTPLLGPAAATAFAIALLASGLSSSAVGTMAGQVIMQGFVNFSIPLWLRRTITMLPAFIVILLGLNPTDVLVLSQVILSFGVPFALVPLLLFTARRDVMGVLTSKPLVTGLGWLFASIIIGLNVYLLWGAFTN, from the coding sequence ATGAGCCTGCCTCCCCCCGATCGACCCAGCGCCGGCAGCCTGGACGACCGCATGACCCGCCGGGCCGAGGCCGTCCTGGCCCGGCACTCGCAGAAGCGCGGACTGGCCCGCATCCTGCCGTTCCTCGGCCCGGCCGTGATCGCGTCCATCGCGTACATGGACCCCGGCAACTTCGCCACGAACATCCAGGGCGGCGCGCAGTTCGGGTACGCGCTGCTGTGGGTGATCCTCGCGGCGAACCTCATGGCGATGCTGATCCAGAACCTCAGCGCGAAACTGGGCATCGCGACCGGGAAGAACCTCCCGGAGACCATCCGGGAACGCTGGCCGCGCCCGGTCGTGTGGCTGTACTGGGTGCAGGCGGAGATCGTCGCCATGGCGACCGACCTCGCGGAGTTCCTGGGCGCGGCGGTCGCCATTCAGCTGCTGACCGGCCTGCCGCTGATCTGGGGCGCGAGCATCACGGCCGTCCTGACCTTCTGGCTGCTGACCATCCAGCGCCGGGGCTTCCGCCCGCTGGAACTAGTCATCGGGGGCTTCGTGTCCATCATCGGGGTGGCGTACCTGACGCAGTTCGTGCTGGCCCGCCCCGCCCTGGCCGAGCTGGGGCGCGGGTTCATTCCCAGCTTCCAGGGCGTGGACAGCGTGTACCTCGCCGTGGGGATCATCGGCGCGACCGTCATGCCGCACGTCATCTACCTCCACTCCGCGCTGACGCAGGGCCGCGTTCCCACCCGCAACGACGACGAGAAACTGCGCCTCAGCCGCCTGAACCGCGTGGACGTGATCGCCTCCATGGGCGTGGCGGGCCTGATCAACATGAGCATGCTGGCCGTCGCCGCCGCCACCTTCTACGGCAAGGGCGTCGAGAACGCCGGGGACCTGGAAACCGCGTACCGCACGCTGACGCCATTGCTCGGCCCGGCCGCCGCGACCGCGTTCGCCATCGCGCTGCTCGCCAGCGGCCTGAGCAGCAGCGCGGTGGGCACCATGGCCGGGCAGGTCATCATGCAGGGCTTCGTGAACTTCAGCATTCCCCTGTGGCTGCGCCGCACGATCACGATGCTCCCGGCGTTCATCGTGATCCTGCTGGGCCTGAACCCCACCGACGTGCTGGTGCTGTCGCAGGTGATCCTGTCCTTCGGCGTGCCGTTCGCGCTCGTGCCGCTGCTGCTGTTCACCGCCCGGCGCGACGTGATGGGCGTGCTGACCAGCAAGCCGCTCGTCACCGGGCTGGGCTGGCTGTTCGCGAGCATCATCATCGGCCTGAACGTGTACCTGCTGTGGGGAGCATTCACGAACTGA
- the deoD gene encoding purine-nucleoside phosphorylase — protein MSIHLNAEPGQIAETVLLPGDPLRAKHIAETFLTDPVLHNTVRGMHGYTGTYKGKRVSVQGTGMGIASSMIYVSELITQYGCKNLIRVGTAGSYQADVHVRDIVLAQAACTDSNINNIRFGAKNFAPIADFDLLMRAYQIARERGHATHVGNIMSSDTFYHDDFDQYKIWADFGVLAVEMEAAGLYTLAAKHGVKALTVLTISDHLVTREETTAEERQLTFNAMIEIALDAALGE, from the coding sequence ATGAGTATTCACCTGAACGCTGAACCCGGCCAGATCGCCGAAACCGTCCTCCTCCCGGGCGACCCCCTGCGCGCCAAGCACATCGCCGAGACGTTCCTGACCGACCCCGTCCTGCACAACACCGTGCGCGGCATGCACGGCTACACCGGCACGTACAAGGGCAAGCGCGTCAGCGTGCAGGGCACCGGCATGGGCATCGCCAGCTCCATGATCTACGTCAGCGAACTGATCACCCAGTACGGCTGCAAGAATCTGATCCGCGTCGGCACGGCCGGCAGCTACCAGGCGGACGTGCACGTGCGCGACATCGTCTTGGCGCAGGCCGCGTGCACGGACAGCAACATCAACAACATCCGTTTCGGCGCGAAGAACTTCGCCCCCATCGCCGACTTCGACCTGCTGATGCGCGCCTACCAGATCGCCCGCGAACGCGGCCACGCCACGCACGTCGGCAACATCATGAGCAGCGACACCTTCTACCACGACGACTTCGACCAGTACAAAATCTGGGCGGACTTCGGCGTGCTGGCCGTCGAGATGGAAGCCGCCGGGCTGTACACCCTGGCCGCCAAGCACGGCGTGAAGGCCCTGACTGTCCTTACCATCAGTGACCACCTCGTCACCCGCGAGGAAACTACCGCTGAGGAACGCCAGCTGACCTTCAACGCCATGATCGAGATCGCCCTCGACGCCGCGCTCGGCGAGTAA
- a CDS encoding DHHA1 domain-containing protein, translating into MTRPLYHDSTRMTFTGTVTHAHGHEVALDATALYPDAGGQAADTGTLRWDGGEAHVTGSRRDKATGLIWHTLDGMLPPVGRAVQGEVDRDRRWRHMQRHSAEHLLAQAFVQVNPVFEVVAVNMNAPECTIDLSGEPAESHVRAAEALLRETLGRDELTLDTPVVPEADLHGYPLRRESKVRGDTRLVIYRRADGTPFDVSACGGTHVPRASMAAPVVILRTERIKGGVTRVTFMAGEEAAEYLGSVYADARRLAQGFSVPVERLPERVDALTAERAALAAQLDALHATHARTLRDAAPTETHGEVTLRVITLSDPAGLQAALTDLPPGEVVVAVTDAGRVGIGSAQPTVNAGTLLRAALTASGGKGGGRPDLAQGSTPDVPAFTRAVRETLIVPA; encoded by the coding sequence ATGACCCGCCCCCTGTACCACGACAGCACCCGGATGACCTTCACCGGCACCGTCACGCACGCGCACGGCCACGAGGTCGCGCTGGACGCCACCGCCCTGTACCCGGACGCCGGTGGGCAGGCGGCCGACACGGGCACGCTCCGCTGGGACGGCGGTGAGGCTCACGTGACCGGCAGCCGCCGTGACAAGGCGACCGGGCTGATCTGGCACACGCTGGACGGCATGCTCCCGCCGGTCGGGCGGGCCGTGCAGGGCGAGGTGGACCGGGATCGCCGCTGGCGGCACATGCAGCGCCACAGCGCCGAGCACCTGCTCGCCCAGGCGTTCGTGCAGGTGAACCCGGTGTTCGAGGTGGTGGCCGTGAACATGAACGCTCCGGAGTGCACCATCGACCTGAGTGGTGAACCGGCCGAGTCGCACGTCCGCGCCGCCGAGGCGCTGCTGCGCGAGACGCTGGGCCGCGACGAACTGACCCTGGACACCCCGGTCGTGCCCGAGGCCGACCTGCACGGGTACCCCCTGCGGCGCGAATCGAAGGTGCGGGGCGACACGCGGCTGGTCATCTACCGCCGCGCGGACGGCACGCCGTTCGACGTGAGCGCCTGCGGCGGCACGCACGTCCCGCGCGCGAGCATGGCCGCCCCGGTCGTGATCCTGCGCACCGAACGCATCAAGGGCGGCGTGACCCGCGTGACCTTCATGGCAGGCGAGGAGGCCGCCGAGTACCTGGGCAGCGTGTACGCCGACGCGCGGCGCCTCGCCCAGGGGTTCAGCGTGCCGGTCGAGCGGCTGCCGGAACGCGTGGACGCCCTGACCGCCGAGCGGGCCGCGCTGGCCGCGCAACTGGACGCCCTGCATGCCACGCACGCCCGCACGCTACGGGACGCCGCCCCCACCGAGACGCACGGTGAGGTGACCCTGCGCGTCATCACCCTGAGTGACCCGGCCGGACTCCAGGCGGCGCTGACCGATCTTCCGCCCGGCGAGGTCGTCGTGGCGGTCACCGACGCGGGCCGCGTGGGCATCGGCAGCGCGCAGCCCACCGTGAACGCCGGGACCCTGCTACGCGCCGCGCTGACCGCCAGCGGCGGCAAGGGCGGCGGGCGCCCGGACCTCGCGCAGGGCAGCACCCCCGACGTCCCCGCTTTCACGCGGGCCGTCCGCGAGACCCTGATTGTCCCGGCCTGA
- the serA gene encoding phosphoglycerate dehydrogenase: protein MTATAPTQADQTAAAPLRVLICDEMNPGDLNHDGFQIDYQGNMDRAETLRRLPEYDALITRSRTKVDRELIDAAGPRLKVIGRGGVGVDNIDLEYASLRGLLVLNAPESNNVSAAELAVMHLMAAARGLTRSDSKTRAGQWDRKYLGLELKDKTLGIVGLGRIGSIVADRAQGLRMHVVAFDPYVPDSKFERLGVTRAATLDDLLAQVDAITVHTPLTDETRGMIGAEQLARLKKGAIAVNAARGGIIDEQALVDALHSGHLFAAGVDVFVDEPPAPEHIFLGAPNLGITAHLGANTFEAQERVGAEIVSRVLDALHGDVSKGAVNAPALDAKTMEALGGYLKLGEKLGRVLAQLLPGAHDVEVTFRGEFPADPAPVVTSVLVGYLSGITDETPNMINARALAKERGVNLAIREEGDSPDYQTEVIVKVTGGASGEKERTRTVGGTVFGRNPRLTRLRDFRVELEPEGFILIASNQDKPGAVAKLSTLLGSWGVNIAGMALGRAEKGGQALFTLTLDDALTAEQLDQVRALDVIDSAYLVRA, encoded by the coding sequence ATGACCGCCACCGCCCCCACCCAGGCCGACCAGACCGCCGCCGCGCCGCTGCGCGTCCTGATCTGCGACGAGATGAATCCCGGCGACCTGAACCACGACGGTTTCCAGATCGACTACCAGGGCAACATGGACCGCGCCGAGACGCTGCGCCGCCTGCCGGAGTACGACGCGCTGATCACCCGCAGCCGCACCAAGGTCGACCGCGAACTGATCGACGCGGCCGGGCCCCGCCTGAAGGTCATCGGGCGCGGCGGCGTGGGCGTGGACAACATCGACCTGGAGTACGCCAGCCTGCGCGGCCTGCTGGTGCTGAACGCCCCGGAAAGCAACAACGTCTCGGCGGCGGAACTGGCCGTCATGCACCTCATGGCCGCCGCGCGCGGCCTGACCCGCAGCGACAGCAAGACCCGGGCCGGACAGTGGGACCGCAAGTACCTGGGCCTGGAACTCAAGGACAAGACCCTTGGCATCGTGGGCCTGGGCCGCATCGGCAGCATCGTCGCCGACCGCGCGCAGGGCCTTCGCATGCACGTCGTCGCCTTCGACCCCTACGTGCCGGACAGCAAGTTCGAGCGGCTGGGCGTCACCCGCGCCGCCACGCTGGACGACCTGCTCGCGCAGGTGGACGCCATCACGGTGCACACCCCCCTGACGGACGAGACGCGCGGCATGATCGGCGCCGAGCAGCTCGCCCGCCTGAAGAAGGGCGCGATCGCCGTGAACGCCGCGCGCGGCGGCATCATCGACGAGCAGGCCCTCGTGGACGCCCTGCACAGCGGTCACCTGTTCGCCGCCGGGGTGGACGTGTTCGTGGACGAACCCCCCGCTCCGGAGCACATCTTCCTGGGCGCGCCGAACCTGGGCATCACCGCGCACCTGGGAGCGAACACCTTCGAGGCGCAGGAACGCGTCGGCGCAGAGATCGTGTCGCGTGTCCTGGACGCCCTGCACGGCGACGTCAGTAAGGGCGCCGTGAACGCCCCCGCCCTGGACGCCAAGACGATGGAAGCCCTGGGTGGGTACCTGAAACTCGGCGAGAAGCTGGGCCGCGTCCTCGCGCAGCTGCTGCCCGGCGCGCACGATGTCGAGGTCACCTTCCGGGGCGAGTTCCCCGCCGACCCCGCCCCGGTCGTCACCAGCGTCCTCGTCGGCTACCTGTCGGGCATCACCGACGAGACGCCCAACATGATCAACGCCCGCGCCCTGGCCAAGGAACGCGGCGTGAACCTCGCCATCCGCGAGGAAGGGGACAGCCCCGACTACCAGACCGAGGTCATCGTGAAAGTCACGGGCGGCGCCAGCGGCGAGAAGGAACGCACCCGCACCGTCGGCGGCACCGTCTTCGGCCGCAACCCCCGCCTGACCCGCCTGCGGGACTTCCGCGTGGAACTCGAACCCGAAGGGTTCATCCTGATCGCCAGCAACCAGGACAAACCCGGCGCGGTCGCCAAACTCAGCACCCTGCTGGGCAGCTGGGGCGTGAACATCGCCGGGATGGCCCTCGGCCGCGCCGAGAAGGGCGGACAGGCGCTGTTCACCCTGACCCTCGACGACGCCCTGACTGCCGAGCAACTCGATCAGGTCCGCGCACTGGACGTCATCGACAGCGCGTACCTCGTCCGGGCGTAA
- a CDS encoding MarR family winged helix-turn-helix transcriptional regulator yields MLPPEQPPPESDHPNRSPEHVQAAEAFGKTMKRLHRLISSRVMRGMQDELLEWDLSFSQITAMHQLRARAPMTVTQLSELTRLSVPAASHLVERLVKRGLAQRTENPENRREKLVDLTDAGRDIVGRMDSEFVRAYVTAFQGLQLDTVQAATHHLQRVLDELEPIYSCQEHP; encoded by the coding sequence ATGTTGCCCCCGGAACAGCCACCCCCCGAGTCAGATCACCCGAACCGCAGCCCCGAGCACGTCCAGGCCGCCGAAGCCTTCGGCAAGACCATGAAACGCCTGCACCGTCTGATCAGCAGCCGCGTCATGCGGGGCATGCAGGACGAACTGCTCGAGTGGGACCTGAGCTTCTCGCAGATCACCGCCATGCACCAGCTGCGCGCCCGCGCGCCCATGACCGTCACGCAGCTCAGCGAACTGACCCGCCTGAGCGTCCCGGCCGCCAGTCACCTCGTCGAACGCCTCGTGAAACGGGGACTGGCGCAGCGGACCGAGAACCCCGAGAACCGCCGCGAGAAACTCGTGGACCTCACCGACGCCGGACGCGACATCGTCGGCCGCATGGACAGCGAATTCGTCAGGGCGTACGTCACTGCCTTCCAGGGCCTGCAACTGGACACCGTCCAGGCCGCCACCCACCACCTCCAGCGCGTGCTGGACGAACTCGAACCCATCTACTCCTGCCAGGAGCACCCATGA
- a CDS encoding MDR family MFS transporter: MSAHTAEPEGRIDYAKTLDMPTKRLILFGVLLGLFLSALDQTIVSTALPRITQELNGLSLYSWVTTAYLLTNTALVPIYGKLSDLYGRKPILMIGIVIFLIGSALCGLAGEPFLGNLFGGGMMQLVVFRGLQGVGAAALGSVAFAIIADLFEPVDRPRYQGLFGAVFGLSSVIGPLLGGFLTDQVSWRWVFYVNLPIGLIALAFIASKMPRLASGLKARVDWLGAFLILVFAVPLLLALTWGADGNYAWTSPQILGLFGLSAASLVAFLFVESRHESPILPLTLFKNPTFAWGALARFMIGAGFLGAILFLSLYLVQVQGVSATAAGTATIPLTVGLIIGAIGSGQIASRMGRYKPLMLIGLITAGLGFFALSTLNADSSYGSVVFRMVLLGLGLGPALPLYTTALQLAVKPWEIGVATSAGQFFQQMGSTIGTAIFGAILTAGVSGNLATQFAAQAASNQGTVATTLQKISDDIRSGNAPTGDRNATPENPEDVKARFAALRENLTKAIQTGDQQALTAVKNDPFIRTLPAPAQAQFTNIPAGGVPAPARAQALSGALSGVNDGEKITLASARAAKVAFADTISSIYRYSILVAALAFLATLMMPNLEIPRRAKGERAQPAHVEI, encoded by the coding sequence ATGAGCGCACACACCGCCGAACCCGAAGGGCGTATCGACTACGCCAAGACCCTCGACATGCCCACCAAACGCCTGATCCTCTTCGGCGTGCTGCTGGGTCTGTTCCTCAGCGCGCTGGACCAGACCATCGTGTCCACCGCCCTGCCGCGCATCACCCAGGAACTCAACGGCCTGAGCCTGTACTCCTGGGTCACCACCGCGTACCTGCTGACGAACACCGCGCTCGTGCCCATCTACGGAAAACTGTCCGACCTGTACGGCCGCAAACCCATCCTGATGATCGGCATCGTGATCTTCCTGATCGGCAGCGCCCTGTGCGGCCTGGCCGGTGAACCCTTCCTGGGCAACCTGTTCGGCGGCGGCATGATGCAGCTCGTCGTGTTCCGCGGCCTGCAGGGCGTCGGCGCCGCCGCGCTCGGCTCGGTAGCGTTCGCGATCATCGCCGACCTGTTCGAACCCGTCGACCGTCCCCGCTACCAGGGCCTGTTCGGCGCCGTGTTCGGCCTGAGCAGCGTCATCGGGCCGCTGCTGGGCGGCTTCCTGACCGACCAGGTGTCGTGGCGCTGGGTGTTCTACGTGAACCTGCCCATCGGCCTGATCGCCCTGGCGTTCATCGCCAGCAAGATGCCCCGCCTCGCCAGCGGCCTGAAAGCCCGCGTGGACTGGCTGGGCGCTTTCCTGATCCTGGTGTTCGCCGTGCCGCTGCTGCTGGCCCTCACCTGGGGCGCCGACGGCAACTACGCCTGGACCAGCCCGCAGATCCTGGGCCTGTTCGGCCTGAGCGCCGCCAGCCTCGTCGCGTTCCTGTTCGTCGAGAGCCGCCACGAGAGCCCCATCCTGCCCCTGACGCTGTTCAAGAACCCCACGTTCGCCTGGGGCGCCCTGGCGCGCTTCATGATCGGCGCCGGGTTCCTGGGCGCGATCCTGTTCCTCAGCCTGTACCTCGTGCAGGTGCAGGGCGTCAGCGCCACCGCCGCCGGGACCGCCACCATCCCCCTGACCGTCGGCCTGATCATCGGCGCGATCGGCAGCGGCCAGATCGCCAGCCGCATGGGCCGATACAAGCCCCTGATGCTGATCGGCCTGATCACCGCCGGACTGGGCTTCTTCGCGCTGAGCACCCTGAACGCCGACAGCAGCTATGGCAGCGTCGTGTTCCGCATGGTGCTGCTGGGCCTGGGCCTCGGCCCCGCCCTGCCGCTGTACACCACCGCCCTGCAGCTGGCCGTCAAGCCCTGGGAGATCGGCGTGGCGACCAGCGCCGGGCAGTTCTTCCAGCAGATGGGCAGCACCATCGGCACCGCCATCTTCGGCGCGATCCTGACCGCCGGGGTGAGCGGCAACCTCGCCACGCAGTTCGCCGCGCAGGCCGCCAGCAATCAGGGCACCGTCGCCACGACCCTCCAGAAGATCAGTGACGACATCAGGAGCGGCAACGCACCCACCGGTGACCGCAACGCCACCCCCGAGAACCCCGAGGACGTCAAGGCTCGCTTCGCCGCACTGCGCGAGAACCTCACGAAAGCCATCCAGACCGGCGACCAGCAGGCCCTGACGGCCGTGAAGAACGACCCGTTCATCAGGACGCTGCCTGCACCCGCGCAGGCGCAGTTCACGAACATTCCCGCAGGTGGCGTGCCCGCCCCGGCCCGCGCACAGGCCCTCAGCGGCGCCCTGAGCGGCGTGAACGACGGCGAGAAGATCACACTCGCCAGCGCCCGCGCCGCCAAGGTCGCCTTCGCGGACACCATCAGCTCCATCTACCGCTACTCGATCCTCGTCGCTGCGCTGGCCTTCCTGGCGACGCTGATGATGCCGAACCTGGAAATTCCCCGCCGCGCCAAGGGCGAACGCGCCCAGCCCGCCCACGTCGAGATCTGA
- a CDS encoding CAP domain-containing protein produces the protein MTRPLLTLLTGLTLAAGAYAQTGAPLSTPLPTPPTAPPVQTPSVPVGQPKLPTTLPNPLTLPGGQAVDANAMVDSADLFALLVQADFLSCGQTAHRDPALDAVAARVARGFELSSELRAAKLRHRRANQFILPKLGRAPAVLKAMANQCAYRVGFTRYGVAVQDGRAALVAMQPAQIVADDPRAWLLRFMDLTNEARRQGQRCGDQLFHSAPPLTWNDQLGVAAQGHVSDMIRLNFRGHINPETGSTPESRAQAAGYPSDAVGENAAYDSVTPEDALQSLLDSPGHCRTLMNPEWREFGAAMGNGTPDTVFATYWVQSFGR, from the coding sequence ATGACCCGTCCCCTCCTGACCCTCCTGACCGGCCTGACCCTCGCGGCAGGTGCATATGCCCAGACCGGCGCCCCGCTGTCCACCCCACTGCCGACCCCGCCGACCGCCCCGCCGGTCCAGACGCCCAGCGTCCCGGTCGGGCAACCCAAGCTGCCCACGACCCTCCCGAACCCCCTGACCCTCCCCGGCGGGCAGGCAGTGGACGCGAACGCCATGGTCGACAGCGCCGACCTCTTCGCCCTGCTCGTGCAGGCGGACTTCCTGAGCTGCGGGCAGACGGCACACCGCGACCCGGCCCTGGACGCCGTCGCGGCCCGCGTCGCTCGGGGTTTTGAGCTGAGCAGTGAACTGCGGGCCGCAAAATTGCGCCACCGGCGCGCCAACCAGTTCATCCTGCCGAAACTGGGGCGCGCCCCGGCCGTCCTGAAGGCCATGGCGAACCAGTGCGCCTACCGCGTCGGCTTCACCCGCTACGGCGTCGCCGTGCAGGACGGCCGCGCCGCACTGGTCGCCATGCAGCCCGCGCAGATCGTCGCGGACGACCCCCGCGCGTGGCTGCTGCGCTTCATGGACCTGACCAACGAGGCCCGCCGCCAGGGGCAACGCTGCGGCGACCAGCTGTTCCACAGCGCCCCGCCACTGACCTGGAACGACCAGCTGGGCGTGGCCGCACAGGGCCACGTCAGTGACATGATTCGCCTGAACTTCCGCGGGCACATCAACCCCGAGACCGGCAGCACCCCCGAAAGCCGCGCGCAGGCCGCCGGGTACCCCAGCGACGCGGTCGGCGAGAACGCCGCGTACGACTCGGTCACGCCCGAGGACGCCCTCCAGAGCCTGCTCGACAGCCCCGGCCACTGCCGGACCCTCATGAACCCCGAGTGGCGCGAATTCGGCGCCGCGATGGGCAACGGCACGCCCGACACGGTCTTCGCCACGTACTGGGTGCAGAGCTTCGGACGGTAA